In a single window of the bacterium genome:
- a CDS encoding YajQ family cyclic di-GMP-binding protein produces the protein MADEHSFDLVSLVDLQEVTNAVQQATKETSQRFDFKGSKSSIEFNKDKAEITLISDDEQKMKNVIDILQSKLVKRGVSLKSLQYGAIERASGNTVRQVVTLQQGIAQDKAREIVKSIKNLKMKVQAEIQKDQVRVRAKKIDDLQIVISMLKEKDFDIHVEFINYR, from the coding sequence ATGGCAGATGAACATTCTTTTGATTTAGTGAGTCTAGTTGACCTTCAAGAGGTGACAAATGCTGTCCAGCAGGCAACAAAGGAAACAAGTCAGAGATTTGACTTCAAAGGAAGTAAAAGCAGCATTGAGTTCAATAAGGATAAGGCTGAGATAACGCTTATCTCTGACGATGAGCAAAAGATGAAAAATGTTATAGATATCCTTCAGTCTAAATTAGTCAAGCGAGGAGTATCTTTAAAATCACTTCAATATGGGGCGATAGAACGGGCATCAGGGAACACTGTAAGGCAGGTAGTTACTTTACAACAGGGAATTGCGCAGGATAAGGCAAGGGAGATTGTGAAGAGCATCAAAAACTTAAAGATGAAGGTTCAGGCAGAGATTCAGAAAGATCAGGTACGTGTGAGGGCTAAGAAAATTGATGACTTGCAGATAGTTATCTCCATGCTCAAGGAGAAAGACTTTGACATCCACGTGGAGTTTATAAATTACAGGTGA
- a CDS encoding ATP-binding cassette domain-containing protein, translating into MLAVETTDLTKVFNGNIAVNKINLQVKEGELLGLLGPNGAGKTTIISILCTLIKPSSGTAYVWNYDVVKQQDKVRSSIGIVFQDSSLDEELTAFENIDFHGRLYKIPLNLRKKKIEELLRLVGLDDKRDKVVKTFSGGMRRRLEIARGLLHFPKVLFLDEPTLGLDPQTKKHIWDYIKRLKEEGMTIILTTHCMDEADNLCDQIAIMNKGEIIALDTPFNLKNNINKDMIILEVSETKEDLRLVLNLPYIHEIKIEDNKTVRIFLNEGESKVSQILEKMYQHQIKVNSLRINRPTLDDVYLYYTGKEIKEDYPDNKIHLRERLKLRRRKI; encoded by the coding sequence ATGTTAGCGGTAGAGACAACAGATTTAACTAAAGTATTTAATGGGAATATAGCTGTCAATAAGATAAATTTGCAGGTTAAAGAAGGCGAACTCTTGGGTTTATTAGGACCTAACGGAGCAGGTAAGACGACGATAATTTCCATACTTTGTACTTTAATTAAACCTTCTTCTGGAACTGCTTATGTTTGGAATTATGATGTTGTTAAGCAACAAGATAAAGTCCGTAGTTCTATTGGCATTGTTTTTCAAGATTCTAGTTTAGATGAAGAATTGACTGCTTTTGAAAATATTGATTTTCACGGCAGGTTGTATAAAATTCCTCTTAATTTAAGAAAGAAAAAGATAGAAGAATTGTTAAGATTAGTGGGCTTAGATGATAAGAGAGATAAAGTAGTCAAGACATTTTCAGGGGGAATGCGAAGAAGATTAGAAATTGCCCGAGGTTTATTGCACTTTCCTAAGGTATTATTTTTAGATGAGCCTACTTTAGGGCTTGATCCTCAGACCAAGAAGCATATTTGGGACTATATTAAAAGATTAAAAGAAGAAGGGATGACTATTATTTTAACTACGCATTGCATGGATGAAGCAGACAATTTATGCGATCAAATTGCCATCATGAATAAAGGGGAAATTATTGCCTTAGATACTCCTTTTAACTTAAAAAATAATATTAATAAAGATATGATTATCTTAGAAGTGTCAGAGACAAAAGAAGATCTAAGATTAGTCCTTAATCTTCCTTATATTCACGAGATTAAGATAGAAGATAATAAAACAGTAAGAATATTTTTAAATGAAGGCGAAAGTAAGGTTTCTCAAATTTTAGAAAAGATGTATCAACATCAGATTAAGGTAAATTCTTTAAGGATAAATAGACCAACTTTAGATGATGTTTATCTTTATTACACGGGAAAAGAGATTAAAGAAGATTATCCAGATAACAAAATACACCTGAGAGAACGTCTCAAATTAAGGCGGAGAAAAATTTGA
- a CDS encoding Ni/Fe hydrogenase subunit alpha, which translates to MAKTITIAPVTRIEGHAKITIQLDDAGNVANTHVNVVELRGFEKFCTGRPIEEIPRIVPRICGVCPWAHHLASAKATDAVFGVDIPSAAKKIRELAYMAHFIHSHVLHFFILSGPDFVMGPEADYTVRNVIGIVGKVPDIAKAVVKIRWTAQMMTQIMAGKAIHPDAACPGGWSKPITKDEVVKLKEMANECLEFAKFAMDFAKKNIFPPYLDLVKSYAPIETGFLGTVDDDGAMNLYNGKLRMMKKDGSYEDFEPKDYLDYIAEHVEPWTYLKFPYDKKAGGFSMDMDNPVGIYRVNALARMNVADKLATPLAQVEFEEWRANFGRPAQLTLLHHWARLIEMLYAAEHAVELLNDPDITSPDIRLALKPVAGRGVGVVEAPRGTLIHDYTTDENGMVTAVNIIVGTTHNNAPINMSVKWAAMNLIKDGKYDQGIMNKIEMAIRAYDPCFSCATHNLNGTIPVKADIYNAKGELIETLKNT; encoded by the coding sequence ATGGCAAAAACAATAACTATAGCACCAGTAACAAGGATTGAAGGCCACGCTAAGATTACTATTCAACTCGATGATGCCGGCAATGTGGCTAATACTCATGTAAATGTAGTCGAATTGCGTGGTTTTGAGAAGTTCTGTACCGGCAGGCCAATAGAGGAAATACCAAGAATTGTACCGAGAATATGCGGCGTTTGCCCGTGGGCACATCACTTAGCCAGTGCTAAGGCAACAGATGCTGTCTTTGGGGTTGATATACCGTCAGCTGCTAAAAAGATTCGTGAACTTGCCTATATGGCTCATTTCATCCACTCTCATGTGCTTCACTTCTTTATCCTCTCCGGACCGGATTTTGTTATGGGACCGGAGGCAGATTATACCGTAAGGAATGTTATCGGTATTGTGGGCAAGGTTCCGGATATTGCTAAAGCAGTGGTGAAAATAAGATGGACAGCCCAGATGATGACTCAAATAATGGCCGGTAAGGCTATCCATCCAGATGCTGCTTGCCCTGGTGGTTGGAGCAAACCAATTACTAAGGATGAGGTGGTTAAACTTAAGGAAATGGCAAATGAGTGCCTTGAGTTTGCTAAGTTTGCCATGGACTTTGCTAAAAAGAATATCTTTCCACCATACCTGGATTTGGTAAAGTCGTATGCACCTATTGAAACCGGCTTTCTGGGTACGGTTGATGATGACGGAGCCATGAACCTGTATAATGGGAAACTGCGGATGATGAAAAAGGATGGCAGTTATGAAGACTTTGAACCAAAAGATTACTTAGATTATATCGCCGAGCATGTGGAGCCATGGACATACCTCAAGTTCCCTTATGACAAAAAGGCCGGCGGATTCTCTATGGACATGGATAACCCTGTAGGGATATATCGGGTAAATGCCTTAGCCAGAATGAATGTTGCGGATAAACTGGCAACACCTTTAGCTCAGGTAGAGTTTGAGGAATGGAGAGCAAACTTTGGCCGACCGGCTCAACTTACCCTGTTACACCACTGGGCAAGGTTGATAGAGATGTTGTATGCCGCAGAACATGCCGTTGAGCTTTTGAATGATCCGGATATTACCTCACCTGATATACGACTTGCCTTAAAACCGGTAGCCGGTAGAGGTGTGGGTGTAGTTGAAGCACCACGGGGAACACTCATCCATGATTACACCACTGATGAAAATGGGATGGTTACGGCCGTAAATATCATCGTTGGCACTACCCATAACAATGCACCCATCAATATGTCGGTCAAGTGGGCAGCGATGAACCTTATTAAGGATGGTAAGTATGACCAGGGGATTATGAATAAGATAGAGATGGCTATTCGAGCCTATGATCCGTGTTTTTCATGTGCCACGCACAATCTGAACGGAACAATCCCGGTCAAGGCAGATATTTATAATGCCAAGGGCGAGTTGATAGAGACACTTAAGAATACTTAA
- a CDS encoding methyl viologen-reducing hydrogenase — translation MAVKVAEEWLATCGGCEVTLLDIGEPLLDLLPKLEFVHMPVIMDHKYYGQMGEREKLEIPEADVGLISGSVRNKENRHIAEEMRRKCKTLITVGACATYGGIPALNNLCTVADITKLVYQDTPSTDAGQTPTQEIPAMEERVYAVSEVVNVDIKLPGCPTTPELLAEALTCLLEGKEFKLTERSVCDECPTKREKKAVTAIKRPLESVEFTPGQPLSEVRCFMEQGFLCQGPATMSGCGGSEKMPRCIKAYMSCRGCYGPIREGANPMVDMMGALSSIGLNPREIVDRAPTFNRFIGAQGRLRPGMGGR, via the coding sequence ATGGCTGTTAAGGTTGCTGAAGAATGGTTAGCTACTTGTGGCGGATGTGAGGTAACATTACTTGATATTGGAGAGCCGTTGCTCGATTTGTTACCAAAATTAGAGTTTGTCCATATGCCGGTTATTATGGACCATAAGTATTATGGACAGATGGGTGAGCGGGAAAAGTTAGAGATTCCAGAGGCAGATGTAGGGCTTATTTCCGGTAGTGTTCGGAATAAAGAAAACAGGCATATAGCGGAAGAGATGCGTAGAAAATGCAAAACCTTGATTACGGTTGGGGCATGCGCCACCTACGGTGGAATTCCTGCGCTGAACAATCTTTGTACCGTAGCTGATATTACTAAACTTGTGTATCAGGATACCCCAAGTACAGATGCAGGGCAAACACCAACACAAGAGATTCCTGCTATGGAAGAGCGGGTTTATGCGGTCAGCGAGGTAGTCAATGTGGACATAAAACTTCCTGGATGTCCAACCACACCAGAGTTATTAGCCGAGGCATTGACCTGCCTGTTAGAGGGGAAAGAATTTAAGCTAACAGAACGCTCGGTCTGTGATGAATGCCCGACAAAGCGAGAGAAAAAGGCAGTTACTGCTATCAAGAGGCCACTGGAATCGGTTGAGTTCACCCCTGGCCAACCTTTAAGTGAAGTGCGTTGCTTTATGGAGCAAGGCTTTCTATGTCAGGGGCCGGCAACAATGTCCGGTTGCGGTGGTAGTGAAAAAATGCCAAGATGTATTAAGGCATATATGTCCTGTCGTGGTTGCTATGGTCCAATTCGTGAAGGGGCAAATCCTATGGTCGATATGATGGGGGCATTATCATCTATCGGGTTAAATCCAAGGGAGATTGTGGATAGAGCACCAACATTCAATAGGTTTATTGGGGCACAAGGAAGACTTAGACCCGGAATGGGTGGGAGGTAA
- a CDS encoding glucose-1-phosphate thymidylyltransferase: protein MDLENFFDISDFAHQGIFKDIDYVWQALGNIKSYLKEHLNPNITNLRNGGDFLLKTYVIYKGVLIEKGFRLVIGDVVKGNFEVYIENEKSEGASVIYSGVTLADENISIGKGTVIEPGAYIKGPTIIGDNCEIRQGAYIRGNVIIGNRCVIGHTTEVKNACFLNQAKAGHFAYVGDSILGNQVNLGAGTKLANLNIGSMPIQLKIEGKKITTDLKKFGAILGDRVETGCNSVTNPGTMLSKGCIVYPNTTVRKGYYPPQTVIK, encoded by the coding sequence ATGGATTTAGAAAATTTTTTTGATATTTCTGACTTTGCTCATCAAGGTATATTTAAAGATATTGATTATGTTTGGCAAGCTTTAGGAAATATAAAAAGTTACCTTAAAGAACATCTTAATCCTAACATCACCAATCTCAGAAATGGAGGAGATTTTTTACTTAAAACCTATGTTATTTATAAAGGTGTTCTTATTGAGAAAGGTTTTAGATTGGTCATAGGAGATGTAGTTAAGGGTAATTTTGAAGTTTATATAGAAAATGAAAAATCAGAAGGAGCTTCGGTAATTTATTCTGGAGTAACTTTAGCTGATGAGAATATCTCCATTGGAAAAGGGACAGTCATTGAACCAGGTGCTTATATTAAAGGTCCAACTATTATTGGAGATAATTGTGAAATAAGACAAGGTGCTTATATTCGAGGAAATGTTATTATTGGAAATAGGTGTGTCATCGGTCATACGACTGAAGTAAAGAATGCTTGTTTTTTAAATCAAGCTAAAGCCGGGCACTTTGCTTATGTGGGTGATAGTATTTTAGGAAACCAGGTGAATTTAGGAGCAGGAACAAAGTTAGCTAATCTTAATATAGGAAGCATGCCTATTCAATTAAAGATAGAGGGAAAAAAGATTACTACTGATTTAAAGAAATTTGGAGCCATCTTAGGTGATCGCGTAGAAACAGGTTGTAATTCAGTCACTAACCCCGGGACAATGTTAAGCAAGGGATGTATAGTTTATCCAAATACTACGGTTAGGAAAGGATATTATCCTCCTCAAACGGTGATAAAATAG